Proteins from a genomic interval of Schistocerca cancellata isolate TAMUIC-IGC-003103 chromosome 8, iqSchCanc2.1, whole genome shotgun sequence:
- the LOC126095466 gene encoding uncharacterized protein LOC126095466: protein MDYSYLNQAAAAAAAGFDAAAAAVDVPGGVGVGLACGYGGGVGVGGELSVGGPCAQPYRYRAYNPQPVVGVPHHHAPPCVMGGAGPGAQRPQPPPAVFPAMNLQGKPRNPITS from the coding sequence ATGGACTACTCGTACCTGAaccaggcggcagcggcggccgccGCGGGCTTCGACGCCGCGGCGGCGGCCGTGGACGTGCCCGGCGGCGTGGGCGTGGGGCTGGCCTGCGGCTACGGGGGCGGCGTCGGCGTGGGCGGCGAGCTGTCGGTGGGCGGCCCGTGCGCGCAGCCTTACCGCTACCGCGCCTACAACCCGCAGCCCGTGGTCGGCGTGCCGCACCACCACGCGCCGCCCTGCGTCATGGGCGGCGCCGGGCCCGGGGCCCAGCGGCCGCAGCCGCCGCCCGCCGTCTTCCCCGCCATGAACCTCCAGGGTAAGCCCCGCAATCCTATTACCTCGTAA